The following are encoded in a window of Salmo trutta chromosome 9, fSalTru1.1, whole genome shotgun sequence genomic DNA:
- the acsl2 gene encoding long-chain-fatty-acid--CoA ligase 1 isoform X2, producing the protein MHFQEWLQSLHSSGGVRGPVREDFWSLLPSLPSSSSFSLSSLSRSPSSLLGIGALASLTAYWLVTRRRPMQPPCDLNAQSIAVQGEPNWRRSALLKDDALLEFYYDDTRTAYDMFQRGLRVAGNGPCLGFRKPGEPYQWISYTEVAEQAQVLGSGLLGKGCQPNPEQFVGIFAQNRPEWIISELACYTFSMAVVPLYDTLGEEAMVHILNLAEISLVICDTEEKAESLLGNKEKGATPTLSCLVLFNDCSDAIVERGKNCGVEILELTQLMVLGRRNLKDPMPPKPQDLAVVCFTSGTTGKPKGAMITHGNIASNSSSVIKILEGSFFIRQEDVSISYLPLAHMFERMIQVSMFCHGARVGFYQGDISLLMDDIKTLKPTFFPVVPRLLNRIYDKILGSVTSPLRRAVLHYAVRRKQAELSSGVVRNNSLWDRLVFNRIQANLGGNLRFILTASAPISPTVLSFLRATLGCLIFEGYGQTECTAGCTFSMPGDWSAGHVGAPLPCAMVKLVDIPDMNYYTKNGEGEICIRGHSVFRGYLKDEEKTAEALDSDGWLHSGDVGQWLLNGTLRIIDRKKHIFKLSQGEYIAPERIENVYMRCVPVLQVFVHGDSLKDVKKAVLEDMTAVGKEAGLKSFEQLKDLHLHPEMFSVSNGLLTPTLKSRRVDIRRVFQEQITNMYSTTAI; encoded by the exons GGTTACAGTCCCTTCACTCCAGTGGGGGGGTTCGGGGACCTGTGAGGGAGGACTTCTGGagccttctcccctctctcccttcgtcatcctctttctccctctcctccctctctcggtccccctcctctctgctGGGTATAGGGGCTCTGGCCTCCCTCACCGCATACTGGCTGGTGACCCGCCGTCGGCCCATGCAGCCCCCCTGTGATCTCAACGCCCAGTCTATCGCTGTACAG GGAGAGCCCAATTGGAGGCGTTCAGCTTTGCTCAAGGACGATGCCCTGTTGGAGTTCTACTATGATGACACCAGGACAGCCTATGACATGTTCCAGAGAGGACTGAGGGTGGCAG GGAACGGCCCATGCCTTGGCTTCAGGAAACCTGGGGAACCTTACCAATGGATCTCCTACACTGAG GTGGCTGAACAGGCACAGGTGCTGGGCTCTGGGCTTTTGGGCAAAGGCTGCCAACCAAACCCTGAGCAGTTTGTTGGAATATTTGCCCAGAACAGACCAGAG TGGATCATTTCAGAGCTGGCCTGCTACACTTTCTCTATGGCCGTGGTGCCCCTGTATGACACACTTGGAGAGGAGGCCATGGTGCATATCCTCAACCTGG CGGAGATCTCACTGGTGATCTGTGACACGGAGGAGAAGGCAGAGTCCCTTCTGGGGAATAAGGAGAAAGGTGCAACACCCACTCTCTCCTGTCTGGTGCTCTTTAATGACTGCAGTGATGCCATAGTGGAGAGGGGCAAGAACTGTGGAGTGGAGATCCTAGAACTCACACAGCTCATG GTACTTGGACGACGGAACCTCAAAGATCCTATG CCCCCGAAACCCCAGGACCTGGCAGTCGTGTGCTTCACCAGTGGAACCACAG GAAAGCCGAAGGGAGCCATGATCACCCACGGCAACATCGCCTCCAACTCCTCCTCTGTTATTAAGATCCTCGAG GGGTCATTTTTTATTCGGCAAGAAGACGTGTCAATCTCTTACTTGCCTCTTGCCCACATGTTTGAGAGGATGATTCAG GTGTCCATGTTCTGTCATGGGGCCAGGGTAGGATTCTACCAAGGGGATATCTCCCTACTCATGGACGATATTAAGACTCTGAAACCCACTTTCTTCCCAGTGGTGCCTCGCCTACTCAACCGCATCTACGACAAG ATCTTAGGCTCTGTGACGTCCCCATTGCGCCGGGCAGTGCTGCACTACGCAGTGAGGAGGAAGCAGGCTGAGCTCAGCAGTGGGGTTGTACGTAACAACAGTCTGTGGGACAGGCTGGTGTTCAACAGGATTCAG GCTAATTTAGGAGGTAATCTGAGGTTCATCCTGACTGCCTCGGCCCCCATCTCCCCCACCGTGCTCTCCTTCCTCAGGGCCACCCTCGGCTGCCTG atcttTGAGGGTTACGGGCAGACTGAATGCACAGCAGGCTGCACCTTCTCCATGCCAGGAGACTGGAGTGCAG GCCATGTTGGCGCTCCCCTGCCCTGTGCAATGGTGAAGTTGGTTGACATCCCTGATATGAACTATTATACCAAGaacggagaaggagag ATCTGTATCCGTGGCCACAGTGTGTTCCGGGGTTACCTGAAGGATGAGGAGAAAACTGCAGAGGCCCTGGATAGTGATGGCTGGCTGCACAGTGGAGATGTGGGCCAGTGGTTACTG AACGGGACACTTCGCATCATAGACAGAAAGAAGCACATCTTCAAGCTGTCCCAGGGAGAGTACATTGCCCCTGAAAGGATTGAGAATGTCTACATGCGTTGTGTTCCTGTGCTACAGGTCTTTGTGCACGGTGACAGCTTAAAG GATGTGAAGAAAGCAGTGTTAGAAGACATGACAGCCGTGGGGAAGGAAGCTGGGCTGAAGTCTTTTGAGCAG CTGAAGGACCTGCACCTGCATCCAGAGATGTTCAGTGTTAGCAACGGCCTTCTCACCCCCACTCTGAAGAGCAGACGAGTGGACATCCGCAGGGTCTTCCAGGAACAGATCACAAACATGTACAGCACAACAGCCATCTAG
- the acsl2 gene encoding long-chain-fatty-acid--CoA ligase 1 isoform X1 translates to MHFQEWLQSLHSSGGVRGPVREDFWSLLPSLPSSSSFSLSSLSRSPSSLLGIGALASLTAYWLVTRRRPMQPPCDLNAQSIAVQGEPNWRRSALLKDDALLEFYYDDTRTAYDMFQRGLRVAGNGPCLGFRKPGEPYQWISYTEVAEQAQVLGSGLLGKGCQPNPEQFVGIFAQNRPEWIISELACYTFSMAVVPLYDTLGEEAMVHILNLAEISLVICDTEEKAESLLGNKEKGATPTLSCLVLFNDCSDAIVERGKNCGVEILELTQLMVLGRRNLKDPMPPKPQDLAVVCFTSGTTGKPKGAMITHGNIASNSSSVIKILEGSFFIRQEDVSISYLPLAHMFERMIQVSMFCHGARVGFYQGDISLLMDDIKTLKPTFFPVVPRLLNRIYDKILGSVTSPLRRAVLHYAVRRKQAELSSGVVRNNSLWDRLVFNRIQANLGGNLRFILTASAPISPTVLSFLRATLGCLIFEGYGQTECTAGCTFSMPGDWSAGHVGAPLPCAMVKLVDIPDMNYYTKNGEGEICIRGHSVFRGYLKDEEKTAEALDSDGWLHSGDVGQWLLNGTLRIIDRKKHIFKLSQGEYIAPERIENVYMRCVPVLQVFVHGDSLKSHLIGIVVPDPEVFIDWVKERGIIGSYKELCQHPDVKKAVLEDMTAVGKEAGLKSFEQLKDLHLHPEMFSVSNGLLTPTLKSRRVDIRRVFQEQITNMYSTTAI, encoded by the exons GGTTACAGTCCCTTCACTCCAGTGGGGGGGTTCGGGGACCTGTGAGGGAGGACTTCTGGagccttctcccctctctcccttcgtcatcctctttctccctctcctccctctctcggtccccctcctctctgctGGGTATAGGGGCTCTGGCCTCCCTCACCGCATACTGGCTGGTGACCCGCCGTCGGCCCATGCAGCCCCCCTGTGATCTCAACGCCCAGTCTATCGCTGTACAG GGAGAGCCCAATTGGAGGCGTTCAGCTTTGCTCAAGGACGATGCCCTGTTGGAGTTCTACTATGATGACACCAGGACAGCCTATGACATGTTCCAGAGAGGACTGAGGGTGGCAG GGAACGGCCCATGCCTTGGCTTCAGGAAACCTGGGGAACCTTACCAATGGATCTCCTACACTGAG GTGGCTGAACAGGCACAGGTGCTGGGCTCTGGGCTTTTGGGCAAAGGCTGCCAACCAAACCCTGAGCAGTTTGTTGGAATATTTGCCCAGAACAGACCAGAG TGGATCATTTCAGAGCTGGCCTGCTACACTTTCTCTATGGCCGTGGTGCCCCTGTATGACACACTTGGAGAGGAGGCCATGGTGCATATCCTCAACCTGG CGGAGATCTCACTGGTGATCTGTGACACGGAGGAGAAGGCAGAGTCCCTTCTGGGGAATAAGGAGAAAGGTGCAACACCCACTCTCTCCTGTCTGGTGCTCTTTAATGACTGCAGTGATGCCATAGTGGAGAGGGGCAAGAACTGTGGAGTGGAGATCCTAGAACTCACACAGCTCATG GTACTTGGACGACGGAACCTCAAAGATCCTATG CCCCCGAAACCCCAGGACCTGGCAGTCGTGTGCTTCACCAGTGGAACCACAG GAAAGCCGAAGGGAGCCATGATCACCCACGGCAACATCGCCTCCAACTCCTCCTCTGTTATTAAGATCCTCGAG GGGTCATTTTTTATTCGGCAAGAAGACGTGTCAATCTCTTACTTGCCTCTTGCCCACATGTTTGAGAGGATGATTCAG GTGTCCATGTTCTGTCATGGGGCCAGGGTAGGATTCTACCAAGGGGATATCTCCCTACTCATGGACGATATTAAGACTCTGAAACCCACTTTCTTCCCAGTGGTGCCTCGCCTACTCAACCGCATCTACGACAAG ATCTTAGGCTCTGTGACGTCCCCATTGCGCCGGGCAGTGCTGCACTACGCAGTGAGGAGGAAGCAGGCTGAGCTCAGCAGTGGGGTTGTACGTAACAACAGTCTGTGGGACAGGCTGGTGTTCAACAGGATTCAG GCTAATTTAGGAGGTAATCTGAGGTTCATCCTGACTGCCTCGGCCCCCATCTCCCCCACCGTGCTCTCCTTCCTCAGGGCCACCCTCGGCTGCCTG atcttTGAGGGTTACGGGCAGACTGAATGCACAGCAGGCTGCACCTTCTCCATGCCAGGAGACTGGAGTGCAG GCCATGTTGGCGCTCCCCTGCCCTGTGCAATGGTGAAGTTGGTTGACATCCCTGATATGAACTATTATACCAAGaacggagaaggagag ATCTGTATCCGTGGCCACAGTGTGTTCCGGGGTTACCTGAAGGATGAGGAGAAAACTGCAGAGGCCCTGGATAGTGATGGCTGGCTGCACAGTGGAGATGTGGGCCAGTGGTTACTG AACGGGACACTTCGCATCATAGACAGAAAGAAGCACATCTTCAAGCTGTCCCAGGGAGAGTACATTGCCCCTGAAAGGATTGAGAATGTCTACATGCGTTGTGTTCCTGTGCTACAGGTCTTTGTGCACGGTGACAGCTTAAAG TCTCACCTGATTGGTATTGTTGTGCCAGACCCAGAAGTGTTTATTGATTGGGTTAAGGAGAGGGGAATCATTGGATCCTACAAGGAGCTCTGCCAGCATCCA GATGTGAAGAAAGCAGTGTTAGAAGACATGACAGCCGTGGGGAAGGAAGCTGGGCTGAAGTCTTTTGAGCAG CTGAAGGACCTGCACCTGCATCCAGAGATGTTCAGTGTTAGCAACGGCCTTCTCACCCCCACTCTGAAGAGCAGACGAGTGGACATCCGCAGGGTCTTCCAGGAACAGATCACAAACATGTACAGCACAACAGCCATCTAG